Proteins encoded together in one Acidobacteriota bacterium window:
- a CDS encoding alpha/beta hydrolase domain-containing protein — MAFRVFGLWLLLGQLASAAVVGVEVQGRSEVLHGRSFGAAGTYEKIHGRVFFEVDPRLEQNRIICDIDLAPRNRRGKVEFSSDFYLIRPTHPGKGNGTVLYEVCNRGRKGMLGMFSRATSSRELTTPTEFGDALPLDHGFSLAWLGWQFDVPRVSNRLRLYAPVARQGSAPIRGLVRAEFVTETRVLSFPLADRNMEPAYPAVDLDDPDLKLTVRDLTDGPRQIVPRDQWRLAREENGKLVPSNGHVFMAAGFEPGRIYELVYAAENPTLVGLGPAATRDFIAFLKYGGAFQEDGSERGLGTSVRRAIGFGTSQSGRFLRTFLYYGFNQDESRRPVFDGVISHVAGASRGSFNHRFAQPSRDAHSFMNTFYPTVIYPFADLPLPDRERGLNEGVLDRSRRQQSTPKIFYTNASYEYYGRAASLIHTSLDGARDVPLAPNTRVYVFSGTQHGPASFPPQSRSTANLPNPNDFRWPMRALLLALQDWLAEDRQPPPSQYPRISKGEMVPLDRMSFPRIPGVRLPVRMMQPYRLDYGPDFRTRGIVTLQPPRVGGAFRPLVLQVDRDGNELAGIRLPVIQVPLATYTGWNLRHPDIGSPDELYSMVGSFIPFPGTRRERLQAGDPRLSIAERYSSRDSYLRRIRTEAGRLARQRYIIGSDIPHLTRQASELWDYLRSGR; from the coding sequence ATGGCTTTCCGCGTATTCGGTCTTTGGCTGCTTCTGGGACAGCTTGCTTCCGCGGCGGTGGTCGGCGTGGAAGTGCAGGGCCGCTCGGAGGTCCTGCACGGCCGCAGCTTCGGTGCGGCCGGCACCTACGAGAAGATCCACGGAAGGGTTTTCTTCGAAGTCGACCCCCGGCTGGAACAGAACCGGATCATCTGCGACATCGACCTGGCGCCTCGCAATCGGCGAGGCAAGGTCGAGTTCTCCTCCGACTTCTATCTCATCCGACCCACCCATCCCGGCAAGGGAAACGGGACCGTCCTCTACGAGGTCTGCAATCGAGGCCGCAAGGGGATGCTGGGCATGTTCAGCCGGGCGACTTCCTCCCGGGAACTGACCACCCCGACCGAATTCGGAGACGCGCTGCCGCTGGACCACGGCTTCAGCCTGGCCTGGCTGGGCTGGCAGTTCGACGTGCCCCGAGTTTCCAACCGTCTGAGGCTGTACGCACCGGTGGCCCGGCAGGGCTCTGCCCCCATTCGGGGACTGGTACGGGCCGAGTTCGTTACCGAAACCAGGGTTCTGAGCTTTCCCCTGGCCGACCGGAACATGGAGCCCGCCTATCCCGCCGTCGATCTCGATGACCCCGACCTGAAGCTGACCGTCAGAGACCTCACCGACGGACCCAGACAGATCGTGCCACGCGATCAGTGGCGCCTGGCTCGGGAGGAAAATGGAAAACTGGTCCCCAGCAACGGTCACGTCTTCATGGCCGCGGGATTCGAACCGGGTCGAATCTACGAGCTGGTCTATGCGGCCGAGAATCCGACACTGGTGGGACTGGGCCCGGCGGCCACCCGCGACTTCATCGCATTCCTGAAGTACGGCGGAGCTTTCCAGGAGGACGGTTCGGAGCGGGGTTTGGGAACCAGCGTGCGGAGAGCCATCGGCTTCGGGACGTCTCAGAGCGGGCGCTTCCTTCGAACCTTTCTCTACTACGGTTTCAACCAGGACGAGAGTCGGCGCCCTGTCTTCGACGGCGTCATCTCCCACGTGGCCGGCGCCAGCCGCGGCAGCTTCAACCACCGCTTCGCCCAGCCCTCCCGGGACGCCCACTCCTTCATGAACACCTTTTATCCCACGGTCATCTACCCTTTTGCCGACCTTCCGTTGCCGGACCGTGAAAGAGGCCTCAACGAAGGGGTGCTTGACCGCAGCCGGCGGCAGCAGTCGACGCCGAAGATCTTCTACACCAACGCCTCTTACGAATACTACGGGAGGGCCGCTTCCCTGATTCACACCAGCCTCGACGGCGCCCGGGACGTACCGCTGGCGCCCAACACCCGGGTCTATGTCTTCTCCGGCACCCAGCACGGCCCCGCCTCCTTCCCGCCCCAAAGCAGGAGCACCGCCAACCTGCCCAATCCCAACGATTTTCGCTGGCCCATGCGGGCGCTGCTGCTGGCCCTGCAGGACTGGTTGGCCGAGGACAGGCAACCGCCTCCCTCACAGTATCCCCGCATTTCCAAGGGAGAGATGGTGCCCCTGGACCGGATGAGCTTCCCAAGGATTCCCGGTGTCCGGCTTCCCGTAAGGATGATGCAGCCCTACCGCCTCGATTACGGTCCCGATTTCCGAACCAGGGGGATTGTGACCCTGCAGCCGCCCCGGGTGGGAGGGGCCTTCAGGCCTTTGGTTCTTCAGGTGGACCGGGACGGCAACGAGCTTGCCGGCATCCGGCTTCCCGTCATCCAGGTGCCCCTGGCCACCTATACCGGCTGGAATCTCCGGCATCCCGACATCGGCTCACCGGACGAGCTCTACAGCATGGTGGGATCCTTTATCCCCTTCCCCGGGACCCGCCGGGAACGCCTGCAGGCGGGAGACCCCCGTCTCTCCATCGCCGAGCGCTATTCGAGCCGCGATTCCTATCTGCGGCGGATTCGAACCGAGGCCGGGCGCCTGGCGAGGCAGCGCTATATCATCGGCAGCGACATCCCCCATCTCACCCGGCAAGCGTCCGAGCTTTGGGACTATTTGAGGAGTGGGCGCTAA
- a CDS encoding DUF4432 family protein, producing the protein MKGDTPIAFDANKFELIHQVGGIRTATFDWPDAGGAPGCRVAMVNTGSDLRFTVALDRGGDIVEALYGSHSLAYLTPNGYRPPRQPLHRDEDWLAAWPGGLLTSCGPRYIGPGREEDGLELALHGQHTNTPAALLELKNPNPGRGDLDMRLGLVIRDTQMYGPVVEVRRQIACRLGEPVIRLRDEVANLGNSTVAHNWLYHVNLGYPLLDTGSQLVYGGRVNGGWQMNADMSMADLSRSDSDLPGYLTVPEPLPEHAACGSRGLILDIAGDAEGLAHCAVVNRGLDLAVELCYPVRQLPRLANWQHYAPGGSYVSALEPFRGSLWGKDQDNHPLAAQWLEPGQTRLYEVEIRAHSGPTAIDGLLDGRPPLSWDL; encoded by the coding sequence ATGAAGGGAGACACTCCAATCGCTTTCGACGCCAACAAGTTCGAGCTCATTCACCAGGTGGGCGGCATCCGGACAGCCACCTTCGACTGGCCCGATGCCGGAGGCGCCCCGGGGTGCCGGGTGGCGATGGTGAATACGGGTTCAGACCTGCGCTTCACGGTGGCGCTGGACCGCGGCGGCGACATTGTGGAGGCGCTTTACGGGAGCCACAGCCTGGCCTACCTGACTCCCAACGGCTACCGCCCGCCGCGGCAGCCGCTCCACCGCGACGAGGACTGGCTGGCCGCCTGGCCCGGGGGGCTCCTGACCTCCTGCGGGCCCCGCTACATCGGACCCGGGCGCGAGGAAGACGGCCTCGAGCTGGCCCTGCACGGTCAACACACCAATACCCCGGCGGCGCTGCTCGAATTGAAGAACCCAAATCCCGGCCGCGGCGACCTGGACATGCGTTTGGGGCTGGTGATCCGCGACACCCAGATGTATGGGCCGGTGGTTGAAGTCCGCAGACAGATCGCCTGCCGGCTGGGTGAGCCCGTGATCCGGCTGCGGGACGAAGTGGCCAACCTTGGAAACTCGACCGTGGCCCACAACTGGCTGTACCACGTCAACCTGGGGTATCCCCTGCTGGACACAGGGTCTCAACTGGTTTACGGCGGCCGGGTCAACGGAGGCTGGCAGATGAACGCCGACATGTCCATGGCCGACCTCTCCCGATCGGACAGCGACCTCCCAGGCTACCTGACCGTGCCCGAACCGCTCCCGGAGCACGCCGCCTGCGGTTCGCGGGGCCTGATCCTGGATATCGCCGGCGATGCCGAGGGTCTCGCCCACTGTGCAGTGGTCAACCGGGGACTCGACCTGGCCGTGGAGCTTTGTTACCCGGTTCGACAACTGCCCCGGCTGGCCAACTGGCAGCATTACGCTCCCGGCGGTTCCTACGTCTCCGCGCTGGAGCCCTTCAGAGGCTCCCTCTGGGGCAAGGACCAGGACAACCATCCCCTGGCCGCCCAGTGGCTGGAACCGGGTCAGACTCGACTCTACGAGGTTGAAATCCGCGCGCACTCCGGCCCGACCGCAATCGACGGTCTTCTGGATGGGAGACCACCGCTGAGTTGGGACCTGTAA